One Dunckerocampus dactyliophorus isolate RoL2022-P2 chromosome 6, RoL_Ddac_1.1, whole genome shotgun sequence genomic window, TTGACGAAAATTACACTCAccgcacatttttgccaagactttggcttttaaaggctgtggtatTAACTTTTGATCCGCCGATGAACAGccaatttcactttaatgcttgtttgtaataaattgcttcaattttttgtctcattgacattttttacactgttaatgctaacatgtgagcgTATGTTATGTCTTATCTATCTGTAAGatatcttattttctatgattatgtctactatatggggtaataggagtgtaaatgtgactataagggtgctatttcatgtctagatagctctaataatgctaaatcccatatttaggaggtcgtaaacaggtttttttctgctctaacaatgaaaatattccacagaaattcccttatcacagtcgggtctggtcccatttaactgcaataaactgGGGATTATTATAGCTGACAATTCATTAATCGGTGCATCGCTTTACCAATGGCTGCAAAGCACTCACCATGTAAACAGCTCTGGCAAGTGCCAGTCGAGCCTTCTGACCTCCACTCAGAGTGATGCCGTTCTCTCCCACTTCTGTGCGGTCGCCGTCCTGCAAAATCTGCCACAAAAAAGAGGCAGGAAAGCAACCTGATGTCAATGTTCAGAACTAACATGAAACAAAAGTAAGCACAGACGTGGTGTTATGAGCTCATGTACACTGAGGTCATCTGACAAAGCGCAGGCTTCAATAACAGCCTGGTAGAAAGCCGCATCGTGCTCTTTCCCAAACAGGATGTTGTCCCGCACAGATGCGTGCTGGATCCACGGCTCCTGTGATGCCAGACCGAAACCGGATTCGCGGTCTGCAACGTATACCACGCCACTGTGCCTGTAACGTCAGTGAGTGATGTATGTTGACTCATTTGTTTTACAGTATCCAGGTAAAGATGACACATGCTACCTGCTGAGTTCTCCTGTGAGGGCGGCCAGCAGGGAACTCTTCCCACATCCCACCTTGCCAACCACCACAGTCAGGGAACCCTGGAGCGTATATACATATCGCACTGGTTACTGCTCACATGGTTTAAATCTGGGGTGTCCAACACGAGCCGCATACAGAACATTTGAAGGTTGTCGGGGGCCTATTTCATATTCTTCACATTTAATGATTATCGAACATGCTGAGGTTACAAAGCAAATCTTGCAAGCATGGGTATCCTGCTTGcagtgtttaattttatttctagaaCATTCTGTGGGCCAATTACAAACAAGGTGCAGGCTGCAAAATGCACCcccgccgcactttggacacccctgcttaaaATGATGAATTCAAACGTTggtaactgaaaaacatgtgtACATGTTGACTGTGTCTTTTgcaccttttttatttttagattgaGATTGTGCAGCAGCAGACTACCAGCAGTGGTGCtgtgttcttcttctgtgtCCTGATGCCAGCTGAACGTAGCTTGACACAACAGCACCACCGTGTGGTCGTCTTCAGGTGTCactgtgaattaaaaaaaaaatgattaggccacccttgtttcttcagtttattgatccattgattttaatgcctggtacaactaaaggtacatttgtctggacaaatataatgatgataacaaatatagctcataagagttccatttgagctgatatctagcaacttccatggttttcttgataataaccaaaatcacttaagttcttacatgaatagctatagtaTTGTACTGCCACtcttttgagctatttttgctgtcattgttatatttgtccaaacaaaaggtacctttagttgtattaggcattaaaatgaacaagaaactgaaggagcaagggtggtctaatcattttttccatgactgtatattaaaatatcaaaatactATAATGGCCATGCCGCTTTTTGCGATATCATACAATAGCAGCAAGAAGCCACGCCTACCCAGCGCATAGTATGCCTGAAGATCCTGATTGGTCAGTTTGAAGAAGCGCTGGATTCTCTGCAATGACACCTTGGCATCCAGGATGCTGTTCAGCACCCACGGGAAGGCGTTGAGCGGATTGATCAGCATTCCCACCAAAGCAAGCGTGGTGAACACCTGGAGGAGTTGAGTCATCACACTGTCGTCATTTAAAGCTTAAAGCCCCGCCTATAGGTTagcgcgcacacaaacacaaaagtgtGGCTACTAGGGGCGTCACAAGATTTTGCGAGATTAAACCATGACAAGATTTTCTCGTCTCATGGGAACTAGTCCTGGGAtggtaataaatgaaaatgaactggatgatTTTGACggcttcaatatattgccatgtgcacgcatGTCTGTCTTCCGGGTCTCCCGCCTCCGAATAAGCAGGaagaggttcactctgtgcattggtttcaggaCCTTGGGGCATTTGTTCCATAgtacaacggcatgaatggagtgaacccttttgtcagtcatgcagtctctttgtctcggtgggtggtgAAAGTGGGGCCGCTACagcgcagaagagtgtagcctcatgaggagcaatgcaaggtaaggTAGTAGAATTTAATTTCTAGGACGTTCTACTACTAcgacatagtagaaattaaattctactacgttacaaaagtaatgttaaaatctcattcTCGTAAACACAATCTTATGTATCAACTCGTCTCGTGAACAGCCCTGGTGGCTACCTTGGCGGCGGTCAGCTGGTGTCCCAGCAGCACATACGTGACGAAGGTGAGGATGGAGATGACCACAGGCAGGGCAGCCCAGGTGTACACACACATGGCATCCAGGTACTTAATGGCCTTGAGATGACTCAGCTCCCCCTGGCGGCACTCTGACACCTTCTGAGTGAAGTAAGCCTCCCAGCTGTAGAACTTGATGACCCGAATCCCGAAGAGGATCTCTGTCATCAGCTGGAAAAACAAACTCTTCAGCATCGCATTCTCTTTCCTTCACTGTTTGTAGAACATAAACATCTTCTGTATGTACAGTAgcctttatattattattactacatacagtacaaaggTGACTCACCTTAACCCGGCTGTCCTTGTACCTGAGCATGTCCTGGTTGTTGCTAAGTATACGAGAGGCCAGGAACTTGTTGAAGGGGACCAGCAGTAGCGCCACACCCAGGCCACCTAGAAAGGCGATGTCCACCTGCAGGTAGAGCAGGTAGAGGGTGATGGCCAGCCGGAAGGGGAGGCTCCACAGCTCATGAAAGGTGTTGAAGAAATTGACCACTCGGTCCGTGTCCGTGCTCATCAGGTTCACCACCTCCCCAAGGGTGAAGCCGGCCAGTCCCGCGCCGCCGACTCGCAGAGATTTGCTATAGATGGCCGACACAAGCGCAGCGCGAGCGGACAGCGCCACCTTGGAGATTCTGAAGACAAAGATGTTCTGGAGGAAGGAGCACAGGAGTGTGCTGGCAATGAGGGCGGCGGCGCACCAGGCCCCCCTGCTGGCTGGAGCATCCTCTTCCTCCATGAAGCTAACCAGGATGTTGAGGAGGAGCGGCCCAGAGAGCCTCAGCAAGTTCAACACCAGTTTCAGCAAACCCAGAACGTAATAGCGCGTTCCGAAGGCCGTGTGCAGAACCCGGAGCAGGCTCACATCGCCTTCCAGCTCCAGTGGTTCCTCCTGATAATGAAGAACCCCGCTGCCATTCTGAACCGGGCGGGGCCAATGATCCTGCATGGCCGCAGCCCCCCTGCGACATGCTGTCCAGCTCTGGTGAAAGCATCTGCGAATCACGCTGGTGCGAAGGCTGTGGGGGAGGTGATAAACGTCAGATGGTCGGTCCAGCTGTCCTCTCTGCCCACGCCTGAGGAGGGGGGTCAGCCATAGGTAGAAGAGGCTGGAGACACAACTGCTGCCGTCCTCCGCCACCATCTCACCAGTGTCCAGCTCAGAGTCTTCTGGAATGAGAGGCAATCTGTCCACATCTTGGATGTGAAGAGTGTGTGCAGTCTCACGGATGCAGGGACACGCCACGCCCAGCAGATAGAGAAGGATGGGAAGCATCCGGGTGCAAGCCAACACCAAACGTGTGAAGTGGAATGGTTTGGACGGGGTCAGATAGTCCTCCTTTTTGGAAAGGTAGAACATCAAGGTGACCACCATGTTTGGCACACAGAGAAGGACTGACAGAGGCAGCAGTGAGGGTCCTCGTGTCCTCCTGAAAGTGACTGTCCGCCGGAGCGTCGCTATGGCGCCGACGTGAACCAGCCAGGCCAGAGCGCTGCTGCTGCCACCGAGGACATCCAGGTACATGTCCGCCTGCTGGGCCACGCCCGCCACGATGACATCAGCAGCGAAGAGCAGCGCCGCCAGCAGAGTCGAAACCAGACGCAACGTCCAGCCGCCGGAGATGAACGTAGGGAGGGGGGCGCTCctgcaaaatgaaaaacagttcATGATAATAAACAGAACTTTAGatttatacatgttttttcatACTGCAATCAGCTTTTAGCATtgaaatatttcagttttaaataCTATTATCTCATTAGTGCATCAAAAAAAGGAGACCTGTGGAAGACCACAAGAAGGTTAGACTCTTACGTGGCCATGCCGAGGTAGAAGGCGCTGAGAGTGGCCATGATGACGTGAGGTAAGACTCCAAGAAGCAGCTGGTTGAAACAGACGCTGACGTGTCCATCCTGCCACACCGGGAAAGGATTCCGTTCATCGCCATGACAGAGCCTGGCAACCAGCTCTGTAGGCCAAAAGCCCCTCATCCcttcttctttttatttgaCCGCCATCTTTCAGGAATTAAAAGATTCATGGCAGTTCAAGGTCATCCTCACGATCTAGAAGCTCAAAGCTCATATAAGTTGAATGTGTGAATGAAGAGTTGTGAACAACAGTGGATCAACAACATTACGGTGAGCCAATGTGTGAAACGCTGCTCAGTGCAGACTATCATCATTACTGTAACTACTCTGAAAGGAGCTCTCCACCAATCTCAAAGTTCTGAACCATTTTGGCACTTTTCCTGCCCACAGATCTCATCCACAATTACAGGTGTGTTTACTGACACCACTGGCTTGAAAACGAGGAACTAACTCATCAAAAAAAAACGAGTTTCGTTGAGAGCTGACAACAGTTGTTGCTGACGTCCGACCTTTAAAGGTGTCGATTACCATTGTTCAAAATGGGCACAAAAAAGGCTTTTGCTTCAGGTGCTACGACCACACTGTGTTCCGAATTATTATGAAAATAGGATTTTAATatcataaatattcatattgttgtttttttccaatgaaATTCCAGATGGCATTGTGTCTCAGGGCTCTTCGGATTACTGGCATACTGACATTTGTAAGAAAGTGGTGATAATGAAGAAGGAAAATACGAGCAATCTGCATGcgcacctcaaacacaaccattCAGTCCAGTTTTCCcagctggggaaaaaaaagaactccCGCCTGAGGGGTAGCAGAGCCTTTGTCCTGACAGTCAGCATTTACTGAGGTGTTTGgtgggcaaagtaaatataaacaaaacagtgcaaaatggtgcacacacATAAGCAGTGTCGTTTGCTACATGTAaagccttcctgttaaggaataatacccaatgttcattatttattcaagtgcaattttctttacagagacttgatactccattttatttattatttgtattgggtgtgctttttatttaagtgtGTTTTTTCTTAATAGAGACAAAGAGTATTGTTTATTGTTTCTGGTTATGATTGtgctttttatttaagtgcaatttttgctaaaagagactgaaaGTCCatgttattttcattgttttttttgtttgatttattgtgctgtttaatttattttatttaaaagctcttgacaatccaattacaatgttaagtactctaaagtttattgcttttgatacaatgtactcgcattattataccatataattaatgaaaaaattgtctgaaaaaatgttgtcaataatatcaattctcgacaataatttgtagaacaattatcatccagcaaaatttgtaatCTTGACAGGCCTAAtcaggggcgtatttagtcatttgggggcccaaggcaaatcCAGTTATTGGGGCCCTCCATGTCCTGGTCctgcactgacaaaagttttattctcacaCAAGGTCTTCAATGTGGGCAGCAGCCAGTTACCTGGCCATGTTTATATACTTTCCCAAAAACtatgtgaaatattaatgttCATCATCTACTAAGTTGGTAGACATATTtttatagatagatatatttaatgtagatatatttatataatgtgTTTCATTATCCGATTCATCTCGAGAACTACCTCGGTGGCTGACACTGACAGCATCTGGCTCTTGTTTTGTATGTCTGCGTTTGTAGTTGGGACtatgaaaaaggttgacaccttcaGCAGTTTTGATGAAAACTGTGTACTTTCCTCTCGCCTTCTCTGCTCTACAAACAAACTCTGCTTCATCTTTCTCCACACCGCGCCAAGAACTTTGTTTTTGCTGCCATCTTCCTGAATCAATCTGCATATGCGCAGTAACATGGACTAGTCAATTATAATTGAGTGGGGAGGGGAACAGGACTAAAACAGGACTAAAACTTATGacgaaaaacaaaagaaaatcaaaggaaaaaaaacaataagcagtttttatgagatgttTGGGGTAAAGGGGCCCtcggcaattgcctgtgtttgtctACTGGTAAGTCCCCCCTGTCGACTATGTAGGAAAATCAGCGACAAATATCATTTGTGTAACAATTTGGAACACAATGTACAGAGGAGGAAGGACGTGGTAGAATGCCAGGAACCAAGTACAATGCAGCAGATAATTGGGATGTTGAATGACATAAGGAAGGAGctgaacaacaaaataaatagtGTGAAGAGGCAAAATCCTTAATAAAATGCATCTAAGGATTTGGAGAATGAAAACGTATCACTGGAAGGAAAAGCAAATCCTTTAAAGaagcaaaacaatgaaaaggATCACTTGATATTGCAAATGGTGTGCAAAATGGGTGATTTGGAACAGTCGACGCTAGGGATGAGCTTgcctaaaacgagtatccgttaccaataatgcatttttgtcgagtacgagcatgaaacgagtacagctcgtcattatccgtaattgtgatgaaggaaaatcttcattgggtaactactttcatttttcattattcactcttcacgctctgtgattgggcAGTCACAACAGCGACTGCTCCTCCCTAGACAaactccctacagccagagagcaGAGTATGTGGAGTATGTGGGGTTTCAGCTTTACTTGT contains:
- the abcc10 gene encoding ATP-binding cassette sub-family C member 10, with translation MRGFWPTELVARLCHGDERNPFPVWQDGHVSVCFNQLLLGVLPHVIMATLSAFYLGMATSAPLPTFISGGWTLRLVSTLLAALLFAADVIVAGVAQQADMYLDVLGGSSSALAWLVHVGAIATLRRTVTFRRTRGPSLLPLSVLLCVPNMVVTLMFYLSKKEDYLTPSKPFHFTRLVLACTRMLPILLYLLGVACPCIRETAHTLHIQDVDRLPLIPEDSELDTGEMVAEDGSSCVSSLFYLWLTPLLRRGQRGQLDRPSDVYHLPHSLRTSVIRRCFHQSWTACRRGAAAMQDHWPRPVQNGSGVLHYQEEPLELEGDVSLLRVLHTAFGTRYYVLGLLKLVLNLLRLSGPLLLNILVSFMEEEDAPASRGAWCAAALIASTLLCSFLQNIFVFRISKVALSARAALVSAIYSKSLRVGGAGLAGFTLGEVVNLMSTDTDRVVNFFNTFHELWSLPFRLAITLYLLYLQVDIAFLGGLGVALLLVPFNKFLASRILSNNQDMLRYKDSRVKLMTEILFGIRVIKFYSWEAYFTQKVSECRQGELSHLKAIKYLDAMCVYTWAALPVVISILTFVTYVLLGHQLTAAKVFTTLALVGMLINPLNAFPWVLNSILDAKVSLQRIQRFFKLTNQDLQAYYALVTPEDDHTVVLLCQATFSWHQDTEEEHSTTAGSLLLHNLNLKIKKGSLTVVVGKVGCGKSSLLAALTGELSRHSGVVYVADRESGFGLASQEPWIQHASVRDNILFGKEHDAAFYQAVIEACALSDDLSILQDGDRTEVGENGITLSGGQKARLALARAVYMDKDIYLLDDPLAAVDVHVAQHLMQKCIMELLAGKTRILCTHRIELVDQADVVVLMDNGTIIKTGSPAEILPLIEAAPKQHKNEQNAKEKGEEEEEEEEHLSSSQLCVDDGDDADLSGVEKKQAGSLAWKVYQTYWAAVGGALAMSILMFLLAMQASKNVSDWWLSHWISELKNTSGVNHSSSSVLTTPHLLLFSPAGLMSALWLPQASSANLSGEVRFYLTVYGCIAAANTVFTALRAFLFAYGAISAATVIHNRLLDRVLKATVTFFDTTPLGRILNRFSSDLYSVDDSLPFILNILLANVFGLLGMLVMMTYGLPWLLLALLPLALLYHRTQLFYRHTSRELKRLCSITLSPVYSHFTETLSGLSTIRASRSCARFEEESLHRLEQNQRCVFLSKAAMQWLDIRLQLIGVAVVTCLSVIAVIQHQFNAGEPGLVGLSLSYALSITALLSGLIFSFTQTEMQLVSVERAEEYSSELPSEPQQQNTQLAPSWPELGRVEFRHVVLVYREGLPNALDGVSLLVRPSEKVGIVGRTGSGKSTLFLALFRMVEVSQGQILLDGRDISSVGVAQLRSRLAIIPQDPFLFSGTIRENLDPCRQHQDQQLLEVLDQCHLTTLVNRMGGLDAKVEDRGKSFSVGQRQLLCLSRALLTQAKVLCVDEATASVDQKTDQLLQKTIRERFQDKTVLTIAHRLNTIMDCERVLVMHAGKVVDFDTPAALCQKEDSIFGRFLSEVTK